In Clostridium ljungdahlii DSM 13528, the genomic window AAGCTCAAGATAAATACTACTATAAAACAGGAAATTTCACTTGATATATTTTCATCAAAAAGACACAGAGAAATAAGTTGTTTAATGCATAGGATGGCATTTTTAAATACTAATTTTTCTAGGCTAATAAAAGGACCAAATATTTTTTTAAAGAGAGATGTAAATTTAATAAGGGAAACCTGGTACTATAAATGGAACACACAAGTTGATGCAGCTTTAATCGAAAATTCAGTTTATGGAGGAACCTTAAAAGAAGCATCTACGTCTCTTATAAAAAAGAATATGAATGAATGTGGTAGAAGTGCAGAAAATATTTCAAGATTATTAGTTTTATCATTTAACATGGGGCTTGATGAAATTTTTAATTCTACAATAAATGAACTAAAAGATATTATTGCGGAAGATAGCAGCATCTATTCATTAATAAATTGCCTTTATTATTTAAATTACATTTACACAATGAGAGAATTATATTTCATGAATTCTATGAATGAAGTAAAAAATATAATTTTTTACGTGTACAGCAAAATATGCATATTGATTCCAGATATGGCTTCAATTAATGAAGAAGAAGCTTTAAAAGGAGTTAATTCTCTGAAAGAAGTATTTAACATTGTAGTGAAAAGAGAATTAGATTTAGATGACACACTTTTAAAAGAAGCTTTATTTTCGCTTCTAAGATTTGATTCTATAAATGCAGGAATTGAAGGAGCAGCATCTGGAATACTATATGGATTAAATGAACTTAAATCAGAAGAAGCAGCAAAGTCTGTGGAAGGATATATATTTGGTACTAAGGAAAAAGCACTAAAAGCACCGTCTTTTTTAAATGGATTGTTTTCAACTGCAAGAGATTTAGTTTTTGTGGAAGGTTCTATTTTAAAGTCAATTGATAAGTTTATAAATGAAGTTGAAGATGAAGATTTTATAAGAATTATACCACAGTTAAGGCTTGCATTTAGCTATTTTATACCTAGAGAAGTAGATGAAATAGGAGAAAAAGTAGCAAAAAATTATAAGGTGAGTAAAGTTCATTTTGATGGACTTAAAGTTATTTCACCTGAAATTTTAAAGCTTGGATCGGAAATTGATAAATATGCAGCTGAGAAAATGGAGCAAAGTGGCATAATATGAATGCAGTTATTCTATTTTGGACTTAAGTATGCATATAAAGAAAGGAAGATTAATATGGAGATTAAAATTAGACAGGTATCTATAGATGATTTAAATTCGGTAGCAGAAGTGGAAAGCATTTGCTTTCCAAAAGCAGAAGCAGCTACAAAAGAGTCTTTTAAGCAGCGTATAGAAACATTTCCAGAAAGCTTTTTTGTGGCAGAAGTAAATGATAGAATAGTTGGATTTATTAATGGATGCATTATAAATGAGACTGTTATATGTGATGAACTTTTTGAAGATTCTACACTTCATGTTCCAAATGGACACTATCAAACCATTTTTGGATTGGATGTTATACCAGAGTATCGTAATCAGGGAATTGCAGCAAAGTTAATGAAGCATATGATAGAAACAGCAAGATCATCAGGCCGAAAGGGAGTTATTTTAACTTGTAAGGAAAGGCTTATTCATTATTACATGAAGTTTGGCTACAAAAATAAAGGAGTATCTAAATCAGTTCATGGTGGTGCTAAGTGGTATGATATGATTTTAGAATTTTAAGTATATAAGTGAAGTTTATTAAGGAAAATTATAATGGAGGAATATAATGAAAAATTTTAATATAGAATTACCTGAGAGTTTAGAAAAATTTAAAGACAAAATAGAAAAACTATAAAACCATATGTAAAAATAAAATTAAAAGAACAAGAAAACAAGCCTTGGGAAATGGGTTAGGGCAAGCTTTGAGGAAAGTAATTTAAATGAATGGAAAGCTAACAAAGAATATTCTTTGATACAGATAGATGAGGCTTGTGATAGCTGCAGTACCTATTTAAAGGATAAAAATGAGGAGCTTTTCTTAACTGTACAAAGATATGAGGATGGAACAGAAAATAAAATTATCTATGCATCTTCAGTAAAATTAATTAAAAAATTATTTAGAGATAAATTGAAAACAGCAGTTGGATATCCTAAATATGAAATATATAGATTTTAGAAAGTTTTAAGGGCTTATCTTCTACAAATAAGGATTACTGCTTATTGAATAAGATATAAAGTTTAAGGTAACTTTGGGACAATATGCAGTGGAGCATTTAAAAAAATGGCAGAAGAGGAGGGATAACCTATGAAGGAAAGTTTAGTCAGCTT contains:
- a CDS encoding GNAT family N-acetyltransferase is translated as MEIKIRQVSIDDLNSVAEVESICFPKAEAATKESFKQRIETFPESFFVAEVNDRIVGFINGCIINETVICDELFEDSTLHVPNGHYQTIFGLDVIPEYRNQGIAAKLMKHMIETARSSGRKGVILTCKERLIHYYMKFGYKNKGVSKSVHGGAKWYDMILEF